From Deltaproteobacteria bacterium, the proteins below share one genomic window:
- a CDS encoding PleD family two-component system response regulator, with translation MLDKKQTILIVDDAPANIKVLGEALRDEYKVRMAVSGSKGLEIATSSNPPDLILLDIVMPDLDGYEVCRRLKAMKSTQNIPIIFITGKTEEEDETKGLELGAVDYITKPFSLPIVKARVRTHMELKRHRDLLENLSTLDGLTGIPNRRRFDEFLEREWSRALREPELLSLVLMDIDFFKAFNDTYGHGAGDDCLRKVAKTLSVQAKRPMDFVARYGGEEFVCVLPGTDLDGAIQVAENMRRKIESLNIPHSRSAVADRVTISLGVATTIPSKRLRPQDLVEGADKALYKVKNGGRNRVEGVDLRTGWETGSRSVG, from the coding sequence ATGCTTGACAAGAAGCAGACCATCCTGATCGTGGACGATGCCCCGGCAAACATCAAGGTGCTGGGCGAGGCCCTTAGGGACGAGTACAAGGTGCGGATGGCGGTATCCGGCTCCAAAGGGTTGGAGATCGCCACCTCGTCCAATCCTCCGGACCTCATTCTCCTGGATATCGTTATGCCTGATTTGGACGGCTACGAGGTGTGCCGAAGGTTGAAGGCCATGAAAAGCACACAGAACATACCGATCATTTTTATTACGGGAAAAACAGAAGAGGAGGATGAGACTAAAGGATTGGAACTGGGTGCGGTCGATTACATCACCAAGCCCTTCAGCCTTCCCATTGTCAAGGCCCGCGTTCGGACCCACATGGAGTTGAAGCGGCACAGGGATCTCCTGGAAAACCTCTCAACCCTGGACGGTTTGACCGGAATACCCAACCGCCGCCGTTTTGATGAATTTCTTGAGAGGGAATGGAGCAGGGCATTGCGGGAGCCGGAACTGCTCTCTTTGGTCCTCATGGATATAGATTTTTTCAAGGCCTTCAATGATACTTACGGTCATGGAGCGGGAGACGACTGCCTTAGAAAGGTGGCTAAGACCTTGAGCGTCCAGGCCAAACGCCCGATGGATTTTGTGGCCCGGTACGGCGGGGAGGAGTTCGTGTGTGTACTCCCGGGCACCGACCTGGACGGGGCCATCCAGGTGGCGGAGAATATGAGAAGAAAGATAGAGTCCCTGAATATCCCTCACTCCCGATCAGCGGTTGCGGATCGCGTCACCATCAGCCTGGGGGTGGCCACCACTATTCCTTCAAAAAGACTTCGTCCACAAGACCTGGTGGAAGGCGCTGACAAGGCCCTTTATAAGGTTAAAAACGGAGGCCGCAATCGTGTGGAAGGCGTGGATCTGAGGACCGGGTGGGAGACCGGTTCCCGTTCGGTTGGATAA
- a CDS encoding response regulator, whose translation MESQALYQELRFRIQELENSLQEAREREQKLRRSYEDIQIGMRIQIDQLQRINRELQDRISEDKRAKEIQGVLYNILEGANQAESLDDLLRMIHEQVGKLMEAENFYVALIHDREKSLFTFPYCADIHPDEIISDPTAVIRLEKGFTHYVVSTGRPLLADRKVFKELVYDKKVIKPLGSPSEAYIGVPLRVPGGEIIGVVAVQSYTDPDAYTEGDLQLLSIISNTIAGAIRYKQTEEALKVEKTYLEQLFENAPEAIVLADTTGKILRVNNEFTRTFGYQKDEILGQSVDELLAPPDRFEEAVDITRRLSRMRERATIETVRRRKDGTLIDVSILGAPITINENQVAAYGIYRDITARKRAEERERRINVQARLVYEIGRRVSSELELNDLLSQVVTVIHDTFHYNSVLLLLVEDESGELVLKASAGKDTINLEGDIRVPFGKGLIGIAASTAKPQVSGNVDDDPRFFRWGEEKTRSELSVPIKSGKKVIGVMDFQSHEPDAFDETDVMLMGILSDQIGVAIRNARLYEAVRRELKERTYAEEINHTLFAISNAVNTTFNLEDLYRTIHSSLSRIIDVTNFYIAMFDKDKDTIFFPYYVDEVDDDYSPIKDVSKSLSLTSEVIESGKPILIKRKELEEWISRSEKKPVGVMAEAWLGVPLRIKNEVIGALVVQSYTDPNLYDQRDVEILLSVCDHVAIAIERKRAEEALRRSEEQIRNLSNQTEQFSLAAASMIAMKDEKEVFDRISRAIIEHSDYRRLIISYFKDTFPYRDILGYGGLSEEQVERLRSIEMPKSQFERIFEAGISIGQFSCYLPHTRKDVFKEGTALFGTGPIPEGEDAWHPEDMLFVRMRDQEGNLIGVISVDESKSGKKPTDETVRPLEIFSSLISQIILYKKAQEELERAKCAAEEAARSKSEFLANMSHEIRTPMNAIIGFTDLALKTELTARQRDFLEKIRRSSYSLLGTINDILDFSKIEAGKLDLEHAPFDLGDVMETITDMFSHKAAEKGIELIVSVAGDVPCALVGDPLRLRQILINLTNNAVKFTDKGEVVLKASLAEKDKKRAKITFTVSDTGIGIPREQIPRLFDCFVQADTSTTRKYGGTGLGLSICKRLLMMMGSEIRVESSPGLGSTFSFTLDFIRQGGEGESPFCAPPDLRGKKILVVDDSDVSREILVELLESYGFDPGSAASGEVALAELERSKGERPYDLVLLDWKMPGIDGIETTKRIRADDRFSDIPIVMMTGFGREEVMRKARKVGVSAFLIKPVKQSLLFDTIMEVFGWKDEKETVEYEPQLEEQEAIQRIKGVRVLLVEDNAINRQVATEILRMAEAKVTTAENGKEAIEALEKERFDAVIMDVQMPEMDGYEATRQIRQDPRFKDLPIIAMTAHAMKGDRERCLDAGMDDYITKPIDTRQLFDILARWTRGLAGPGEGSHPSEEVPVCADIPKFLPGIDIESALKRLGGNRRLLKKLLQEFRRDYKEVAREIKETLGAGDREKAQRLVHNLKGVAGNLSLRQLHAASLELEEGISQNRTGDFEMLLVQLEHRLDQVFNSIQRLGGKEVPQVPTATQRVETTSFEDDGEVVSLIEELMALLEESDLEAQDCWERLRPRVREAGYGAELEKMEKYMSLLDFESAKGVLTDLRDKMGTEQEGSEDA comes from the coding sequence TTGGAATCCCAGGCGTTATACCAGGAACTCCGGTTTCGCATCCAGGAGCTGGAAAATTCACTCCAGGAGGCCCGGGAGAGGGAACAGAAACTCCGCAGGAGTTACGAGGATATCCAGATCGGGATGCGGATCCAGATCGACCAGCTCCAGCGGATCAACCGGGAACTGCAGGATCGGATCAGCGAGGATAAAAGAGCGAAGGAGATCCAGGGGGTACTTTATAACATCCTGGAAGGCGCAAACCAGGCGGAATCCCTGGATGATCTCCTGCGCATGATCCATGAGCAGGTGGGAAAGCTCATGGAGGCTGAAAATTTTTATGTCGCTCTGATCCATGACCGGGAAAAAAGTCTCTTCACTTTCCCTTATTGTGCGGACATACACCCTGATGAGATAATAAGCGATCCGACCGCTGTCATCAGGCTTGAGAAGGGATTCACGCATTACGTGGTGAGCACCGGGCGGCCGCTCCTGGCAGACAGAAAAGTATTCAAGGAGCTCGTATATGATAAAAAGGTCATCAAACCTCTGGGTTCTCCTTCTGAGGCCTATATCGGGGTGCCTCTCCGCGTGCCTGGAGGAGAGATTATCGGCGTGGTCGCGGTTCAGAGTTACACGGATCCCGATGCCTATACCGAGGGAGACCTTCAGCTTCTCTCCATTATTTCCAATACTATCGCCGGAGCCATTCGCTACAAGCAGACGGAAGAGGCCTTGAAAGTAGAGAAGACCTACCTGGAACAGCTTTTCGAAAATGCCCCTGAAGCAATAGTCCTCGCCGACACCACGGGTAAAATTCTCCGGGTCAACAACGAATTCACCAGGACCTTCGGTTACCAAAAGGATGAGATCCTGGGTCAGTCAGTAGATGAACTGCTTGCTCCACCCGATCGTTTCGAGGAGGCTGTCGATATAACCAGGAGACTCAGTCGAATGAGGGAACGGGCGACCATCGAAACGGTCCGAAGACGCAAAGACGGAACCCTGATCGATGTCTCCATCCTTGGAGCGCCCATCACGATCAATGAAAATCAGGTGGCGGCCTATGGGATTTATCGGGATATAACGGCCAGGAAACGGGCGGAAGAAAGGGAGAGGCGGATCAATGTCCAAGCCCGCCTGGTTTATGAAATCGGCCGCCGGGTCAGCAGTGAGCTGGAGTTGAATGACCTCCTCAGCCAGGTGGTCACGGTGATCCATGACACGTTCCATTACAACAGCGTGCTGCTGTTGCTGGTTGAGGATGAGTCCGGCGAGTTGGTCCTCAAGGCATCTGCCGGAAAAGATACAATCAATCTGGAGGGAGATATCCGGGTTCCCTTTGGAAAGGGCTTGATCGGCATTGCGGCTTCAACGGCAAAACCCCAGGTGAGCGGTAACGTTGACGACGATCCACGCTTCTTCAGGTGGGGAGAGGAGAAGACCCGGTCCGAACTCTCAGTGCCCATAAAGAGCGGGAAGAAGGTGATCGGGGTTATGGATTTCCAGAGCCATGAGCCCGATGCCTTTGATGAGACCGACGTGATGCTCATGGGTATCCTTTCAGACCAGATCGGCGTGGCCATCAGGAATGCGCGCCTGTATGAAGCGGTTCGAAGGGAATTGAAGGAGCGGACCTACGCCGAGGAAATAAACCACACACTTTTCGCCATCTCCAATGCCGTCAACACCACCTTCAACCTGGAAGACCTCTACCGTACGATCCATTCATCCTTGAGCCGGATAATCGATGTGACCAATTTTTACATCGCCATGTTCGACAAGGATAAGGATACCATCTTTTTCCCTTACTACGTTGATGAAGTAGACGACGATTATTCCCCGATCAAGGATGTGAGTAAGTCATTGTCCCTGACAAGTGAAGTGATTGAATCCGGTAAACCGATCTTGATAAAGAGAAAAGAACTTGAAGAGTGGATCTCCCGTTCTGAGAAGAAGCCCGTCGGTGTAATGGCCGAGGCCTGGTTGGGGGTCCCCCTGAGGATCAAGAACGAGGTGATCGGGGCCCTGGTGGTTCAGAGTTACACGGATCCAAACCTCTATGACCAAAGAGACGTGGAAATTCTCCTCTCCGTCTGTGACCACGTGGCAATCGCCATTGAGCGGAAAAGGGCGGAGGAGGCCCTCAGGAGGAGTGAGGAGCAGATAAGGAACCTCTCAAACCAGACGGAACAATTCAGCCTTGCGGCTGCCTCCATGATCGCCATGAAGGACGAAAAGGAGGTTTTCGACAGGATCAGCCGCGCCATCATCGAGCACTCGGACTATCGCCGACTGATCATCTCATATTTTAAGGATACCTTCCCCTACAGGGATATTCTTGGGTACGGCGGGCTGTCCGAGGAACAAGTCGAAAGGCTTCGCTCCATCGAGATGCCCAAGAGCCAGTTTGAAAGGATATTCGAGGCCGGCATCTCCATCGGTCAATTCTCTTGTTACCTGCCCCACACACGAAAGGATGTTTTCAAGGAAGGAACCGCCCTTTTCGGGACCGGTCCCATTCCTGAAGGCGAAGATGCATGGCACCCGGAGGATATGCTCTTTGTGCGGATGAGAGACCAGGAGGGGAACCTCATCGGGGTCATTTCGGTGGACGAATCCAAGTCCGGGAAGAAACCCACGGATGAGACCGTAAGGCCCCTGGAGATCTTCTCCAGCCTGATCTCCCAGATTATTCTCTATAAAAAGGCCCAGGAAGAACTGGAACGGGCAAAGTGCGCCGCGGAAGAAGCGGCCCGCTCCAAGAGTGAGTTCCTGGCAAACATGAGTCACGAGATCCGAACCCCAATGAACGCCATCATCGGATTCACGGATCTGGCCCTCAAGACCGAATTAACGGCCAGGCAGCGCGATTTTCTCGAAAAGATCCGCCGATCAAGCTATTCTCTTTTAGGGACCATCAACGACATCCTGGATTTTTCCAAGATAGAGGCCGGAAAGCTCGACCTGGAGCATGCGCCCTTTGATCTCGGGGACGTGATGGAAACCATTACGGACATGTTTTCCCACAAGGCCGCTGAAAAAGGGATCGAACTGATCGTCTCTGTAGCGGGTGATGTCCCCTGCGCCCTTGTGGGAGACCCCTTGAGACTGCGCCAGATCCTCATCAACCTGACAAACAACGCAGTGAAGTTTACGGACAAGGGGGAAGTCGTTCTCAAGGCTTCGCTGGCTGAAAAGGATAAAAAGAGGGCCAAAATCACCTTCACCGTTTCGGATACCGGGATAGGTATCCCTCGGGAGCAGATCCCAAGACTCTTTGATTGCTTTGTGCAGGCCGATACCTCCACAACCCGGAAATACGGTGGGACCGGCCTTGGACTCAGCATCTGCAAGCGGCTCTTGATGATGATGGGGAGCGAAATCAGGGTTGAAAGCAGTCCCGGACTGGGAAGCACCTTTTCCTTTACACTGGATTTCATCCGGCAGGGAGGGGAGGGGGAAAGCCCCTTTTGCGCCCCACCCGACCTCAGGGGGAAGAAGATCCTCGTTGTTGACGACAGCGATGTGTCCCGGGAGATCCTGGTCGAACTCCTTGAATCCTATGGTTTTGATCCGGGGTCGGCCGCGAGCGGAGAGGTTGCGTTGGCCGAACTTGAGAGATCGAAGGGAGAAAGGCCCTATGACCTGGTACTCCTCGATTGGAAGATGCCGGGTATCGACGGTATTGAAACCACAAAAAGAATAAGGGCCGATGATCGCTTCTCCGACATCCCGATCGTAATGATGACGGGATTCGGGCGGGAGGAGGTCATGCGGAAGGCCCGCAAGGTCGGGGTCAGCGCTTTTCTCATCAAGCCCGTAAAACAGTCCCTCTTGTTCGATACCATCATGGAGGTGTTCGGCTGGAAGGATGAAAAAGAAACAGTCGAATACGAGCCCCAGTTGGAGGAACAGGAGGCGATCCAAAGAATCAAGGGAGTGCGGGTCCTCCTGGTGGAGGACAACGCTATAAACCGGCAGGTGGCCACGGAGATCCTCAGAATGGCGGAGGCCAAGGTGACGACCGCTGAGAACGGAAAAGAGGCGATCGAGGCTTTAGAAAAGGAAAGGTTTGACGCTGTTATCATGGATGTTCAGATGCCCGAAATGGACGGCTACGAGGCAACCCGGCAGATCCGCCAAGATCCCCGTTTCAAGGATCTGCCCATCATCGCCATGACGGCCCACGCCATGAAGGGGGACCGGGAAAGGTGCCTGGATGCCGGCATGGATGATTACATTACCAAACCCATCGATACCCGCCAGCTTTTCGACATCCTGGCCAGGTGGACTCGGGGGCTGGCCGGACCGGGTGAAGGATCCCATCCGTCAGAAGAAGTCCCGGTCTGTGCGGATATCCCGAAGTTTCTGCCGGGAATCGACATCGAGTCGGCCCTCAAGAGACTTGGAGGCAACAGAAGGCTTCTGAAGAAACTTTTGCAGGAATTTCGCAGGGATTACAAAGAGGTGGCCCGGGAAATCAAGGAAACTCTGGGAGCTGGAGACCGGGAAAAGGCCCAAAGGCTTGTTCACAACCTCAAAGGGGTGGCCGGCAATCTTTCCCTGCGCCAGCTGCATGCGGCATCCCTGGAACTGGAGGAGGGAATCAGCCAGAACAGGACGGGAGATTTCGAAATGCTCCTGGTACAGCTTGAACACCGGCTTGATCAGGTATTCAATTCCATCCAGAGACTGGGAGGAAAGGAGGTGCCGCAAGTTCCTACAGCAACCCAACGGGTAGAAACGACGTCCTTTGAGGACGACGGTGAGGTTGTATCCCTGATAGAAGAACTCATGGCGTTGCTGGAGGAAAGCGATCTCGAAGCCCAGGATTGCTGGGAGCGGCTTCGTCCCAGGGTCAGGGAGGCGGGATATGGGGCTGAATTGGAAAAAATGGAAAAATACATGAGTCTCCTCGATTTTGAGAGCGCCAAAGGGGTATTGACGGATCTCCGGGACAAAATGGGCACCGAGCAGGAGGGAAGCGAAGATGCTTGA
- a CDS encoding tetratricopeptide repeat protein produces the protein MPEIHPKRFVILCLVLFSTFCLPLLAVGEEAGLPGWTDNPPPRNVTTLLALAEKYRAEGRWTSALAFYSRAIKEARKDLDRLTRERGGDHPAVAEALDRLADLFLVRQDFIEKMDRDGDKETEELCDFVLQYERAEWIRTGLYGTPFHPSIARALDRTAELWRRCHPTMAEKFFKAAVTSREHIFGPTHLQVADACDRYARYLKLSMMDFKGARALYERALKIRETLLGEGRIEMIRNLPDLAETAFFSGDKNSAKMLVRRAVMTIQRNTAPPTPETAEILRSLGLIEGEMEDPGGARILLEKAVDMQERLFGPRHPKVAETLGDLALLFLNQDQPDRALALYNRALKILEFYYGRIHPELEAILIEMISLLEERGERSRAENLHRRLKQILKKKET, from the coding sequence ATGCCCGAAATACATCCAAAGAGATTCGTGATCCTTTGCCTGGTTTTGTTTTCGACCTTCTGCCTTCCACTTCTTGCCGTAGGAGAAGAGGCAGGGCTGCCGGGATGGACAGATAACCCACCGCCCCGCAATGTCACAACACTCCTGGCACTGGCTGAAAAGTACAGGGCCGAGGGAAGATGGACCTCGGCCCTGGCCTTTTATTCACGGGCCATTAAAGAGGCCCGGAAAGATCTCGATCGCCTGACCCGGGAAAGGGGTGGGGATCATCCCGCCGTGGCCGAGGCCCTTGACAGGCTGGCCGACCTGTTTTTGGTGCGCCAGGATTTCATTGAAAAAATGGACCGGGATGGAGATAAGGAAACGGAAGAACTCTGTGATTTTGTGCTGCAATACGAGAGGGCCGAATGGATTCGGACAGGGTTGTACGGCACCCCTTTTCATCCCAGTATAGCAAGGGCCTTGGATCGAACGGCCGAGCTGTGGCGGCGCTGTCATCCGACCATGGCTGAAAAATTCTTCAAGGCGGCCGTGACTTCCCGGGAACACATTTTCGGGCCTACTCATCTTCAAGTCGCTGATGCCTGTGACAGGTACGCCCGCTACCTCAAGTTATCCATGATGGATTTCAAGGGGGCCCGTGCCCTGTATGAACGGGCGCTCAAAATAAGGGAAACCCTTCTCGGAGAGGGCCGGATCGAGATGATCCGCAACCTGCCCGACCTGGCCGAAACGGCCTTTTTTTCGGGTGACAAGAACTCAGCGAAGATGCTTGTGAGACGGGCCGTTATGACGATCCAGAGAAACACCGCACCACCTACTCCCGAGACGGCCGAAATCCTCCGCAGCCTCGGCCTTATTGAAGGGGAGATGGAAGATCCCGGAGGGGCGCGGATTCTGCTGGAAAAGGCGGTCGATATGCAAGAAAGGCTTTTCGGGCCCAGACATCCTAAAGTTGCCGAGACTCTTGGGGACTTGGCTCTGCTCTTCCTGAATCAGGATCAACCCGATCGGGCCCTTGCGCTTTATAATAGGGCCTTGAAGATCCTTGAATTCTATTACGGACGAATCCATCCGGAACTCGAGGCTATCCTTATTGAGATGATCAGCCTATTGGAAGAACGGGGAGAGCGCTCCCGGGCCGAAAACCTTCACCGCAGGCTGAAGCAAATCCTCAAGAAGAAAGAGACATGA
- the pckA gene encoding phosphoenolpyruvate carboxykinase (ATP), with protein MTDQRNVRDELEAIGFKNVGNVYWNATTPHLYEEIVRRREGQIAHLGPVVVRTGHHMGRSPNDRFIVREPSSLDNIWWGDVNRGIEESRFMNLFYRLQAYFQNKDVFIQDCYAGAAEKYRIPIRVITETAWHNLFARNMFIQMKNPEEVKTHVPEFTVVNVPRFHAVPELDGTSSEAFVLLHLGKKLVLIGGTSYAGEIKKSVFSMLNYILPRESVLSMHCSANLGKNGDTAVFFGLSGTGKTTLSADPHRYLIGDDEHGWSEDGIFNFEGGCYAKVIRLSREAEPEIYECTRRFGTILENVTMDNETRRLDLDDNSLTENTRAAYPISHIPSARRDGVGGHPSNVVMLTCDAFGVMPPVAKLTPEQAVYHFLSGYTAKVAGTEIGVKEPKATFSACFGAPFMVLPPTVYADLFMKKIRTHKVDCWLLNTGWVGEPYGKGDRIKIAYSRALIKSVLEGKLADVEYEKDPLFGFMVPKSCEGVPPEVLNPRTSTSNRAEYEERAKKLAQDFKDNFKQFKDGVQQAVLDSMP; from the coding sequence ATGACTGATCAAAGAAACGTGCGCGACGAGCTGGAGGCCATCGGCTTCAAGAACGTGGGAAATGTTTATTGGAACGCCACAACTCCTCACCTCTACGAAGAGATCGTAAGAAGGAGGGAAGGGCAAATAGCCCACCTGGGTCCGGTCGTGGTCCGTACCGGCCACCACATGGGCCGGTCTCCAAATGATCGGTTCATCGTCAGGGAGCCTTCCAGTCTGGACAATATATGGTGGGGAGACGTGAACAGGGGAATAGAAGAATCCCGGTTCATGAACCTTTTCTATAGGCTCCAGGCCTATTTCCAGAACAAGGACGTCTTTATACAGGACTGTTACGCCGGGGCCGCCGAAAAGTACAGGATACCGATCCGGGTCATCACAGAGACGGCCTGGCATAATCTTTTCGCCCGCAACATGTTCATCCAGATGAAGAACCCGGAGGAAGTAAAGACTCACGTGCCGGAATTCACGGTGGTCAATGTCCCCAGGTTCCATGCCGTTCCGGAGCTGGACGGCACCAGCTCTGAGGCCTTTGTTCTGCTTCATCTTGGAAAGAAACTCGTTCTTATCGGCGGGACCAGTTATGCCGGTGAAATCAAGAAGTCCGTCTTTTCCATGCTGAACTACATCCTGCCCAGGGAGTCGGTTCTTTCCATGCATTGCTCCGCCAACCTGGGGAAGAACGGGGATACCGCCGTCTTCTTCGGCCTCTCCGGTACCGGTAAGACGACGTTGTCAGCCGATCCCCACCGCTACCTCATCGGCGACGATGAACATGGCTGGAGCGAGGATGGAATTTTCAACTTCGAAGGTGGGTGCTACGCCAAGGTGATCCGCCTCTCACGGGAAGCCGAACCGGAGATCTACGAGTGTACGAGGCGGTTCGGAACCATCCTGGAGAATGTGACCATGGACAACGAGACCAGGCGCCTGGACCTGGATGACAATTCCCTGACGGAAAACACCCGTGCAGCTTACCCCATCTCCCATATACCGAGCGCCCGGCGGGACGGAGTGGGAGGTCATCCCAGCAATGTCGTCATGCTCACTTGCGATGCCTTCGGTGTGATGCCTCCCGTGGCCAAGCTTACCCCGGAGCAGGCTGTTTACCATTTCCTGAGCGGTTACACAGCCAAGGTGGCAGGCACGGAGATCGGGGTAAAGGAGCCCAAGGCTACTTTCAGCGCCTGCTTCGGCGCGCCCTTCATGGTCCTGCCGCCGACCGTCTACGCGGATCTTTTCATGAAAAAGATCCGCACCCACAAGGTCGATTGCTGGCTTCTGAATACGGGTTGGGTGGGTGAACCTTACGGCAAGGGGGACAGGATCAAGATCGCCTATTCCAGGGCCTTGATCAAGAGCGTCCTGGAGGGCAAACTGGCCGACGTAGAGTACGAGAAGGATCCCCTTTTTGGTTTCATGGTCCCCAAGTCCTGTGAAGGGGTGCCGCCTGAAGTCCTGAATCCCCGCACCTCTACATCCAACAGGGCCGAGTACGAGGAGCGGGCCAAGAAGCTCGCACAGGATTTCAAGGACAATTTCAAGCAGTTCAAGGATGGAGTGCAGCAGGCTGTTCTGGACTCTATGCCGTAG
- a CDS encoding MBL fold metallo-hydrolase translates to MIEKVLPDVYRIEVPLTGNPMRTVNSYLLKGGDRDLVIDTGWNHDDSLKVMTGAMADLEVDPSRTDFFLTHMHVDHIGLIGRLVADGSRVYLHRKDALWIGRKERWGEFRDFARVSGFPEGDLEEMIRDHPGFRYGIDRPVRFLYPRDGDEIQVGRYRLVCMEVPGHSPGHTCLYEKEKKFLVSGDHLLEDITPAILLHLDGRNPLAEYLSSLSRMEFIEVDLVLPGHRRPFRRCRERIEEIKVHHRKRTREVLEILGMNGPQVPYSVASSMTWDIFYNSWEQLPPWQRWFAVGEANAHLKYLVDLDLAGMENRNGLQVYYRSVPHSP, encoded by the coding sequence ATGATTGAAAAAGTACTCCCGGATGTTTACAGGATAGAGGTTCCCCTCACGGGAAATCCCATGAGGACCGTAAATTCATACCTGTTAAAGGGTGGAGACCGGGATCTTGTCATTGATACGGGCTGGAACCATGATGATTCCCTGAAAGTCATGACCGGGGCCATGGCCGATCTGGAGGTTGATCCATCCAGGACCGACTTCTTCCTGACCCACATGCACGTGGACCATATCGGCCTGATCGGCAGGCTTGTCGCCGATGGGTCCCGAGTCTACCTCCATCGCAAAGACGCCCTTTGGATAGGGAGGAAAGAGCGGTGGGGGGAGTTCAGGGACTTTGCCCGTGTAAGCGGATTTCCCGAAGGGGACTTGGAGGAAATGATAAGGGATCACCCGGGATTCAGGTACGGTATCGACCGCCCGGTCAGATTCCTTTACCCGCGGGACGGTGACGAGATCCAGGTGGGACGTTACCGCCTGGTGTGCATGGAAGTGCCCGGTCATTCTCCAGGACATACCTGCCTTTACGAGAAAGAGAAGAAGTTCCTGGTCTCCGGGGACCACCTCCTGGAGGATATCACCCCGGCAATATTGCTGCACCTTGATGGTAGGAATCCCTTGGCGGAATACCTCTCAAGCCTTTCCAGGATGGAATTCATTGAGGTGGACCTGGTGTTGCCCGGGCACAGGCGGCCCTTCAGAAGGTGCAGGGAGCGGATCGAAGAAATAAAAGTCCATCACCGGAAAAGGACACGGGAGGTGCTGGAGATCCTTGGTATGAACGGCCCGCAGGTACCTTACTCTGTCGCCTCATCCATGACGTGGGATATCTTTTACAATTCCTGGGAACAACTTCCCCCCTGGCAGCGTTGGTTCGCGGTAGGAGAGGCCAACGCCCACCTGAAATACCTGGTAGACCTCGACCTTGCCGGCATGGAAAACCGGAACGGGCTACAGGTCTACTACCGGTCGGTTCCCCACTCTCCCTGA